The Stenotrophomonas sp. ZAC14D1_NAIMI4_1 DNA segment CTCGTTGACGTAGTCCTGCAGCTTCTGGCCCTGCACCAGGCCGCCGGAGAACAGGCGCACGTCGCGGATGCTGGCTTCATCCAGCGCCACGGCCTTGCTCTGCATCTGGAACGCGTCCATGCCGCTGGCATACAGCGCGCCGACCACGCTGCCGGCGCTGGTGCCCGACACCACTACCGGTTCGAAGCCGTTGGCTTCCAGCATCTTGATCACGCCGATGTGGGCAAAGCCCTTGGCTGCACCGCCACCGAGGGCGATGCCGATCTTCACCGGCTTGGCCTGCGGTACCAGGATCGGCTGCGGCGGCGGAGTGGGGCGGACCTCCTCGCCACCACAACCGGCCAACAGGCCGAGCAGGGCGACGGACAGCAGCACGCGGGGGCGGAACAGGCTCATCGGCAATGCGCTCAGGGCGCCGGATTCAGGAAAGGGCGCCAGCATACCGAAGGTGCAAAATCCGTGGGTAGCGCCGGGCCGTGCCCGGCGGATGGTTCAGCTGCCGCTGTGCTCGCCGGGCATGGCCCGGCGCTACCGTGCAGGATCAGAAGCGGTTGTCGCCGCCCAGTGCGCGGCCCAGCCCGCCCAGGATCGAGCCTTCGCCGCGGCTCTGCCCGCCGCCCTGCGGCGCGGCCATCCACATGCGCCCGGCCAGCCGCGAGAACGGCAGCGACTGCAGCCAGACCTTGCCTGGCCCGGTCAGCGTGGCCAGGAACACGCCCTCGCCGCCGAACAGCATGCTCTTGATGCCGCTGACCCGGCGCACGTCCATCTCCACCGACGCGTGGTAGGCCACCACGCAGCCGGTATCCACGTCCAGGCGTTCACCGGCGGCCAGCTCGCGCTCGATCACGCAGCCACCGGCATGGATGAAGACCCAGCCGTCGCCTTCCAGCTTCTGCATGACGAAGCCCTCGCCACCGAACAGGCCGGTCATGATCTTGCGCTGGAACTGCACGCCGATGCGTACGCCGCGCGCGCCGGCCAGGAAGCTGTCCTTCTGGCAGATCAGGCGCCCGCCGTGCTGGTCCAGCTTCATCGGCAGCACCGTGCCGGGGTAGGGCGCGGCGAAGGCGACCTTGCCGCGGCCCGTGCCGGTCTGGGTGTAGACGGTGGCGAACAGGCTTTCGCCGGTCACCACGCGGCGGCCCGCAGCCATCACCTTGTCCATGAAGCCGCTGCTGGCCTGCGAGCCGTCGCCGAACACGGTGTCCATCTGCACCGTCGATTCCTTGAACATCAGCGCGCCCGCTTCGGCGATCGCGCTTTCGCCCGGGTCCAGGCCGATCTCCACGAACTGCATTTCATGGCCGACGATGCGGAAATCGATGGGATCGCCGTGGCCGCCGCTGCTGCTGGCTGCCTGCGTGGCGGCGGGCGTGGCGGCGGGCAGTACCGGCGGTGCGGCGGTAGCAGGCGCTGCCGGGCCCGCGTGCAATACGGCCAGTTCGGACACGGCTGTCCACCCGCTCATGCCCTGGCACCAGGCCAGTGCCCGCGGGTTGGCCTGCGCAAATTGGCGTGCAGCGTGCTCGTCGAGCGGGCCGATACGCTCGGCCTGGCCGGCGGCGTGGAAGTACCACTGGGTCATCGCAGCAGCTCTGTTGCAAGGGGAAAGCGCGAGTCTAGCGGCCTGCCGGGGGCGCTGCGGGCAGGGGCCATGAACGATCGGCATTTGCGGCGCAGGTGCTGTATTGCAACAATTATCTGGTAGCGCCGTTTTACCACCCCTCCAAACACAGCCTACCGCCATGTCTCCGACCCGCACTTCCCGTGGCCGATTTCCGGTCGCGCGTCCCCTCGTTGCCGCTCTTTCCGCCCTGCTGCCGCTGGTAGCAGCCGCCCAGGAAACCCCCGCTGCCAAGGATCCGGTTGCCCTCGACGCCCTGCAGGTCACCGCACAGCGCCGCGTCGAGAACGCCAAGGACGTGCCGGTCGCGATCACCGCGATCCAGGGCGAGAAGCTCGATGTGCTCGGCTCCGCCGGCGATGACATCCGCTTCCTGTCCGCGCGCGTGCCCAGCCTGAACATCGAATCGTCCTACGGTCGTGCCTTCCCGCGCTTCTACATCCGCGGCCTGGGCAACACCGACTTCGATCTCAATGCCTCGCAGCCGGTCTCGCTGGTGTATGACGACGTGGTGCAGGAAAGCCCGCTGCTGAAGGGCTTCCCGCTGTTCGACCTGGCCGGCGTGGAAGTGCTGCGTGGCCCGCAGGGCACGCTGTTCGGCCGCAACACCCCGGCAGGCGTGGTGAAGTTCGATTCGGCTCGTCCGTCGCAGGACGCCGATGGCTACGTGAAGATGTCCTACGGCACGTATGACACCTGGAACGTGCAGGGTGCCTACGGCGGCCCGCTGACCAGCCGCTGGTCGGCGCGCGTGTCGGCGCTGTACCAGCGCCGCGAGAACTACGTCGACAACACCATCACCACCGCGCCCAGCTCGGGCTTCGAGGGCTATGACGAGGCCGCTGGCCGCGTGCAGTTCCTGTACGAAGGTGACGACGTCGAAGCACTGTTCAACCTGCACAAGCGCAAGCTCAACGGCACCGCCCGCCTGTTCCGCGCCAACATCATCCAGAAGGGCAGCAACGCGCTGGTCGAGAACTTCGACCGCGACAAGGTCTCCACCGATGGCCTGAACTTCTCCAACCTGGAAACCTGGGGCGGCAGCGCACGCCTCAAGTGGGACCTGGGCCGCGTCACCCTGCACTCGATCACCGGCTATGAAACCGCCGAATCGCTGAACCACGGCGACGTCGACGGTGGCTACGGCGCGGCGTTCCTGGGTGCCGGCAACTCCGGCCCGGGCCTGATTCCGTTCCCGTCCGAATCGGCCGACGGCCTGCCGCACCACCGCCAGTGGACGCAGGAATTCCGCGTCGAATCCAACGAGTGGGGCCGCTTCGACTGGCAGGCCGGCGTCTTCTACTTCGATGAAGACGTCACCATCGACAGCTTCAACTACGACTCGCTGACCCCGGGCAACCCGCAGACCGGCCACGCCGTGCAGAGCCAGCGCAACAAGGCCTGGGCCGCGTTCGCCTCGGGCGACCTGGACGTGACCGACCGCTTCAAGCTGCGTGCTGGCGTGCGTTACACCCAGGACAAGAAGGACTTCACCGCCAGCGTGCTGCAGGCCGTGCCGGGCGGCACGCCGGTCAGCGGCCCGTACCTGGCCAACAGCGATG contains these protein-coding regions:
- a CDS encoding TIGR00266 family protein; this encodes MTQWYFHAAGQAERIGPLDEHAARQFAQANPRALAWCQGMSGWTAVSELAVLHAGPAAPATAAPPVLPAATPAATQAASSSGGHGDPIDFRIVGHEMQFVEIGLDPGESAIAEAGALMFKESTVQMDTVFGDGSQASSGFMDKVMAAGRRVVTGESLFATVYTQTGTGRGKVAFAAPYPGTVLPMKLDQHGGRLICQKDSFLAGARGVRIGVQFQRKIMTGLFGGEGFVMQKLEGDGWVFIHAGGCVIERELAAGERLDVDTGCVVAYHASVEMDVRRVSGIKSMLFGGEGVFLATLTGPGKVWLQSLPFSRLAGRMWMAAPQGGGQSRGEGSILGGLGRALGGDNRF
- a CDS encoding TonB-dependent receptor, with the translated sequence MSPTRTSRGRFPVARPLVAALSALLPLVAAAQETPAAKDPVALDALQVTAQRRVENAKDVPVAITAIQGEKLDVLGSAGDDIRFLSARVPSLNIESSYGRAFPRFYIRGLGNTDFDLNASQPVSLVYDDVVQESPLLKGFPLFDLAGVEVLRGPQGTLFGRNTPAGVVKFDSARPSQDADGYVKMSYGTYDTWNVQGAYGGPLTSRWSARVSALYQRRENYVDNTITTAPSSGFEGYDEAAGRVQFLYEGDDVEALFNLHKRKLNGTARLFRANIIQKGSNALVENFDRDKVSTDGLNFSNLETWGGSARLKWDLGRVTLHSITGYETAESLNHGDVDGGYGAAFLGAGNSGPGLIPFPSESADGLPHHRQWTQEFRVESNEWGRFDWQAGVFYFDEDVTIDSFNYDSLTPGNPQTGHAVQSQRNKAWAAFASGDLDVTDRFKLRAGVRYTQDKKDFTASVLQAVPGGTPVSGPYLANSDVDDVSWDLSGVYQITDNINAYARVAKGFRAPSIQGRLAFGGVTQADSEKVISYEAGIKADLFDRRARLGFNVFRYNVDGQQLIAVGGSNNTATLLNADKTIGQGFELDFEAYLTDHVLMTLGSSYNDTEIKDRDLAVAICGGGCTITDPTTVINGGTYALVNGNPLPQAPKWIHNLTLRAGFPVNDASEVYVYTDWAYKSAVNFFLYESPEFRSRSSLEGGLRVGYNWDYGQYDVAVFGRNLTNQTRVVGAIDFNNLTGFLNEPRTFGVEFTAKF